The proteins below are encoded in one region of Hordeum vulgare subsp. vulgare chromosome 3H, MorexV3_pseudomolecules_assembly, whole genome shotgun sequence:
- the LOC123444658 gene encoding calmodulin-3 produces the protein MADQLSEEQIGEFKEAFSLFDKDGDGSITTKELGTVMRSLGQNPTEAELQDMINEVDADGNGTIDFPEFLNLMARKMKDTDSEEELKEAFRVFDKDQNGFISAAELRQVMTNLGEKLSEEEVEEMVREADVDGDGQINYDEFVKVMMAKRRDKRVEERRAPPARKSAAGASPSGAKSGNKCIIL, from the exons ATGGCGGACCAGCTCAGCGAGGAGCAGATTGGCGAGTTCAAGGAGGCCTTCAGCCTCTTCGACAAGGACGGCGACG GTAGCATCACCACCAAGGAGCTTGGAACCGTGATGCGCTCCCTTGGCCAGAACCCTACCGAGGCGGAGCTGCAGGACATGATCAACGAGGTGGATGCGGACGGCAACGGCACCATTGACTTCCCAGAGTTCCTGAACCTGATGGCCCGCAAGATGAAGGACACCGACTCGGAGGAGGAGCTCAAGGAGGCGTTCCGTGTCTTTGACAAGGACCAGAACGGCTTCATCTCCGCGGCGGAGCTCCGCCAGGTGATGACCAACCTCGGGGAGAAGCtgtcggaggaggaggtggaggagatggTCCGGGAGGCGGACGTGGACGGCGACGGCCAGATCAACTACGACGAGTTCGTCAAGGTCATGATGGCCAA GAGAAGGGATAAGAGGGTAGAGGAGAGGAGGGCGCCGCCGGCCAGGAAGAGCGCGGCAGGGGCATCGCCATCCGGTGCAAAGAGTGGCAACAAATGCATAATCCTCTAG